One genomic segment of Natronospira proteinivora includes these proteins:
- a CDS encoding DUF3617 domain-containing protein: MLKANQNVCLTTLLALALSLPMAALAEQPNLEAGLWSFTNTTTMEGGPMEIPEEENTYQECVTEEDLADPDFLLEDMDNCEVSNLDLSSGGMSYSMVCEEPEVGMTVTMDSEASFMGETMSGTMDGKMEGPMGEMTLHVVTEGERIDDC, encoded by the coding sequence ATGTTGAAAGCCAATCAAAACGTCTGTCTGACCACACTGTTGGCCCTGGCTTTGTCGCTACCCATGGCAGCCCTGGCGGAGCAGCCCAATCTGGAGGCCGGTCTGTGGTCATTCACCAATACCACCACCATGGAAGGCGGCCCCATGGAGATCCCTGAGGAAGAGAACACTTATCAGGAGTGTGTGACCGAGGAGGATCTGGCCGATCCGGATTTTCTGCTGGAGGATATGGATAACTGTGAGGTTTCCAACCTGGATCTTTCCAGTGGTGGCATGAGTTATTCCATGGTCTGCGAAGAGCCGGAGGTGGGCATGACTGTCACCATGGATTCGGAAGCGTCCTTCATGGGCGAGACCATGAGCGGCACCATGGACGGCAAGATGGAAGGCCCCATGGGGGAAATGACCTTGCATGTGGTTACTGAAGGTGAGCGCATCGACGATTGCTGA